The DNA window TTTTATAAATGTTTATGAACTTTTTAGATTgttagaattcaaaattttaactgAATAAATCTTACCCTAAACGTCAGTTTTTTTTAACCCAAGGGAGTAATtatttatctctcttttttttcactcttTTTACCAGCTTGGGTGATTAATCACCGATAATTAATTACTGCTGAGATCACGCAAAACAAATGCTGGGCATGTAGTGGCAGAGATCGAGTGGTATAGTACCTTGAGAAGAttagatgaggaggaggaggtggacgaGGAGGGGTGGTCGGCAACGGCATGTCCGTCCACGCGGAACTCGTGCATGACCCACTCCGTCTTGCTGCCCCGGGGGGCTCTCCCTTGGTAGAACACCAGCGTCTTCCTCATCccgaccacctcgccgccggcgacggcttcgccggcggcggcgcggcggcgggtgacgATGGCGCGGTCCTTGCCGGTGGCCTTCCAGTAGCCGGAGCGGGTGGCGCGGTTGGTGCGCTGCCCCGTGGCGTACTTGCGGTCGTGCAGACTGAAGAAGTACCACTCCGTGGCGCCCACCCGCGCGGCGtctgctcgtcgccggcggccggcggcgcgtgcgcgtgcgcgtgcaGGGAAGATGATCAGATTGTGCAAGAAATATGCTAACGATTCATGGCAAGTAAAAAAAACCATATAGTTCAGATAGGTCAAGTGCAACTAGTGACGTGAAGAAATGTGCAAATGGAACTTGTTTCAAAATTAAAGGAAAATCGAAACGAGATCTACAGAGGTGCAGCTGGTGCTCTTAGTAATTCGTGCAAGATGATATCTTAAAGATATATAGTTTAGTCTAAATTTGGGTAACACAAAGGTGTCGTGGTGTAGTTGGTTATCACGTCAGTCTAACACACTGAAGGTCTCCGGTTCGAGTCCGGGTGACGCCAATTttctcactctttttttttttgcctgaaTTCGTGAAAGCTGCATATGTTCTGAATAGCCTTTCTAAAATCATTTTCTGAATTGTGCAGGCTGCGGATGTTCTGTATAGCctttctgaaaaaagaaaatcagataTTGCAGATGGATGGGTCATGGGTGCAAGCTGCAGATGTTAATAATCACACAGTTCTTTCTTCAGGTTATGCGACTGCTATGCAATTATGCATGTACCATTGGATCGGTGCAGAGGGTGCAaagctaattaattacacaCAGTTCGTGCTGCTCGGAGCTAATCAATATATGCATCTGCCATCACCTTTCCGAAAGAAAATTAAGCTGAAGTTTTGCACGAGATGATCTGATCCGTACCTGGAAGCTCCCACGGCTCGCACTTGTTGAGGTCGACGTCGACCATGGCCACGCCGCCGAAGaactcgccggcgccgccggagagctTGTGGTAGAGGTAGtcgacgacgagctcctcgtCCCTGGGGTGGAACCGGAACCCCGGCGGCAGGTTCGCCTCCATCATGCTGATCAAGCTCATTGTATATATTGATTTGATGGTTAATTCTTCCTTGAGAAAgacagagatagagagagagagagagagagagagagagagagaggaattaaAATGGAGATTTAGCTAGATAGAGAAGGGCGTCGGCTGCGTGTGCAGAAGTTTTTCTAGGACACGGACACGATGGAGTATTAATAGGGGAGATCTATGTAGGTAGGCAAAGACCAcatatgttttttcttataTCATGCCATGAAAAGAACTGACGCAACGACGGCTACTGTGGATGACGCACGCCACACAATAGAAATTGCTGTACTTGATACTATACGGAGTTGGAATTTTAAGCTCAAGGCATATGCGCCAGTTTGTTTTAAGCATCTGCCAAGTTTGATAATTgataccataaaaaaaattgtaaaatctAAAATGGATGGGTTATGAATAAGGTATGTTTGAATTGTGGAACTTATACTAATTGCAAGTATACTCCATTAATCTCTTGCTCTATCAAACGTATTCTCATCCCGATTACGAGAATTTATAgttattactctctccatctatttttgatagttatatttcatcttgacacatatattaaggataagtaattttacttatcacacatttaaacatgctactagttattcctcgtaaacaagcgattcattgatatttacatttctcgatgtccatgtagccaatcttgtgtggaagaatagagagtcgCACATTAAATCCGAgtaagtcattaagatgatatgttgttggattgaaatatgactatcaaaaataatttttcagatttcgaaatatgcctatcaaaaataaatggagggagtatataatacttcccccgtttcataatgtaagactttttagcattgtccatattcatatagatgctaatgaatttagatattaTTAGCAtgtaatgctaaaaagtcttacattgtaaaacgtatatagattcattagcatctatataaatgtgagcaatgctaaaaagtcttacattatgaaacagatggagtaaaaAACTAATATCTAACTAGTAGTAGTTAGTTGGACGCTTACCAACTGTCTTCCGAATCTACGGCTCCCTCTAAATTTACTTAGAGATATAACTATATCTAGATTTTAGTTTCTTTCATTCCAAGTGTGAAAATTTAATTTATCCTTGCTCATTTATCTATATAAAGTGATGCCCCTATGTgaaattataatttatattttttaaaaaagaaaaaagatgtttttttcCCGTACAAGAGCATGTGCACTAGGTGATGTTTTTTCTCCCCGAACATTGTTCTGTTGTAGTTATCCTGATGTACATCCAAATGTCCAAATCTAGTATCAGTCAAACATTAGCCTAGATATAACAGCCAAATCATATGAGAATTTGAAGTCACAGATCACATCCGATCCGTTCAGCCGTCAGATATCCCTTCCcgtatactccatccgtcccattaCAAGGTTAATCATGAGTTTTCGTGTTCAATcttgatcgtccatcttattaattttttttaaaaaaaataaaaaaaatacataagtcACGTGTAGAGTACTATTcgtattttatcatctaataacaacaaaaacattaatcattaaaaaagatttaaataagacagacgattaaagttggaccaGAAAACTAATAGCCTacgtttaaaatgggacggagggattatatatatatatatatatatatccatcgtTCCATCATGCATCTACTGAGCGTCATCACCGGCGGTGTCACTGCAACGGCAACACCGCCACAACAGTGAATCTGCTGTCGTTGGAGCCGACGACGAAAAATTAGGCCGTATTCGCGTGGTCGGCTTGGCCTCTCGTACTACGATCCGTGCGAAATCCATGGGCCAAAACCGCCCAAGAAATGATACGCAAGTACAACAACACAGCCGCTAGTCATTAATGGAACATCAAATCAGCGACTCGCGTCCAAAGCTAGAAAAACTTGATCCCTGAACTAAACCCTGGTTTATTACTAGTCCAAATCCGCCGAACAAACACTGTCTAATGGCATCACCCAAGCATGTGTAGCAACAGGTCGCGCCTGTTGATCAGCAGCAGGATGTTCATGATGCGCATATTTCCATTTCAGCAGCCTACCTGAAGAAAAACTTTTGCTAATTACGTCAGGAACAGATGGCTGCTCCTGAATTTATTAGCAGTATTATTTATGCCTTGCATTTTCATATTGTTCACTACTACCGAGCAACTCCTGACCTGACGGCAAACCTGTGACAAAGGCTACAGCTTTCTCTGAAGATTTGTGAAGAAAAACTTGATGGCTGCTAACCATTTTCAGCAAAAGGAAGAGGTTAACAGTGATAACTGATGAGTGAGTGATCTAGTCCAAGTGCTTTGTTGTACGTCTCTTATTACCACTGGCCTGCCTCGAAGGAACTTGCACAGTGTCTGTCACTGAATTCAGGCAATATGTCTCACTGAAAGTTTGAACACGAAC is part of the Oryza glaberrima chromosome 4, OglaRS2, whole genome shotgun sequence genome and encodes:
- the LOC127769957 gene encoding NAC domain-containing protein 21/22-like — protein: MSLISMMEANLPPGFRFHPRDEELVVDYLYHKLSGGAGEFFGGVAMVDVDLNKCEPWELPDAARVGATEWYFFSLHDRKYATGQRTNRATRSGYWKATGKDRAIVTRRRAAAGEAVAGGEVVGMRKTLVFYQGRAPRGSKTEWVMHEFRVDGHAVADHPSSSTSSSSSNLLKEDWVLCRVFYKSRTANPRPVVSGEAAVSLSGELSLPPPPPPPLPVAPAVVDGYTGGGYYEQDSSAGYHHHPHRPPTSAALPFKDLTDFRDLLSNMVQGGGGGAAAAAAAKSEGFHLGWSEEESSGYVQQSSMASQAWNPF